In Gordonia phthalatica, one genomic interval encodes:
- a CDS encoding amino acid ABC transporter ATP-binding protein, with translation MISMKNVQKHFGDLHVLRDIDLEVPKGQVVVVLGPSGSGKSTLCRTINRLEPIDSGEIRIEGSLLPDEGKDLAKLRADVGMVFQSFNLFSHKTILENVTLGPIKVRKAAKSDAEKRAGELLDRVGVGTQRDKYPAQLSGGQQQRVAIARSLAMSPKVLLFDEPTSALDPEMVSEVLDVMVSLAKEGMTMVVVTHEMGFARKAADRVIFMADGQIVEDTDPESFFTAPKSDRAKDFLSKILGG, from the coding sequence ATGATCTCAATGAAGAACGTGCAGAAGCATTTCGGAGATCTGCACGTTCTTCGCGATATCGACTTGGAGGTACCGAAGGGCCAGGTGGTGGTCGTCCTCGGCCCGTCGGGCTCGGGCAAGTCCACACTGTGCCGCACCATCAACCGGTTGGAGCCGATCGACAGCGGCGAGATCCGCATCGAAGGGTCGCTGCTGCCCGACGAGGGCAAGGACCTCGCGAAGCTCCGCGCCGACGTCGGCATGGTCTTCCAGTCGTTCAACCTGTTCTCGCACAAGACGATCCTGGAGAACGTCACGCTGGGCCCCATCAAGGTCCGCAAGGCGGCCAAGTCGGATGCGGAGAAGCGTGCGGGCGAACTGCTCGACCGGGTCGGTGTCGGTACCCAGCGCGACAAGTACCCCGCCCAGCTGTCCGGCGGTCAGCAGCAGCGCGTCGCGATCGCGCGGTCGCTCGCCATGTCGCCGAAGGTCCTCCTCTTTGACGAGCCGACCTCGGCGCTGGACCCCGAGATGGTCTCCGAGGTGCTCGACGTGATGGTGTCCCTCGCCAAGGAGGGCATGACGATGGTGGTGGTGACCCACGAGATGGGCTTCGCCCGGAAGGCCGCCGACCGCGTGATCTTCATGGCGGACGGTCAGATCGTCGAGGACACCGATCCGGAGAGCTTCTTCACGGCACCGAAGTCCGACCGCGCCAAGGACTTCCTCTCCAAGATCCTGGGAGGCTGA
- the miaB gene encoding tRNA (N6-isopentenyl adenosine(37)-C2)-methylthiotransferase MiaB produces MSVPAVRSYSVRTYGCQMNVHDSERIAGLLEDAGYVAAADGDDADLVVFNTCAVRENADNKLYGNLSHLAPVKEARPGMQIAVGGCLAQKDKDVVLKRAPWVDVVFGTHNIGSLPVLLERARHNEEAQVEILDSLDRFPSTLPARRDSAYSGWVSISVGCNNTCTFCIVPSLRGKEVDRRPGDILAEVQALVDQGVLEVTLLGQNVNAYGMSFADPAVPRDRGAFADLLRACGTIEGLERVRFTSPHPAEFTDDVIEAMAQTPNICPQLHMPLQSGSDRVLRAMRRSYRQSKYLGILDRVREAMPHAAITTDIIVGFPGETEEDFAETLSVVEKARFSSAFTFQYSPRPGTPAATMADQVPPEVVTERYQRLIALQERICLEANTELVGSDAELLVSAGEGRKNSETGRMTGRARDGRLVHFRGAPDIRPGDVVTVTITDAAPHHLIADSGVHSHRRTRAGDAHEAGTKPTTPPVGVGLGMPTIGATAVDAPVSACGMGDLT; encoded by the coding sequence ATGTCGGTTCCTGCCGTACGTTCCTACTCGGTCCGAACGTACGGATGTCAGATGAACGTCCATGACTCCGAACGGATCGCGGGTCTCCTGGAGGACGCCGGTTACGTCGCCGCGGCCGACGGCGACGACGCGGACCTCGTGGTCTTCAACACGTGCGCCGTGCGCGAGAACGCCGACAACAAGCTGTACGGCAACCTGTCGCACCTGGCGCCGGTGAAAGAGGCGCGGCCCGGCATGCAGATCGCCGTCGGCGGCTGCCTGGCGCAGAAGGACAAGGACGTCGTCCTCAAGCGAGCGCCCTGGGTCGACGTGGTGTTCGGCACCCACAACATCGGATCGCTTCCGGTGCTGCTGGAGCGCGCCCGCCACAATGAGGAGGCCCAGGTCGAAATCCTCGACTCCCTCGATCGCTTCCCGTCGACGCTGCCCGCGCGACGTGACTCGGCGTACTCGGGATGGGTGTCGATCTCCGTCGGCTGCAACAACACCTGCACCTTCTGCATCGTTCCGTCACTGCGCGGCAAAGAGGTGGACCGTCGCCCCGGCGACATCCTCGCCGAGGTTCAGGCGCTCGTCGACCAGGGCGTCCTGGAGGTGACCCTCCTCGGCCAGAACGTGAACGCCTACGGCATGTCGTTCGCCGACCCGGCCGTCCCACGTGATCGGGGCGCCTTCGCCGACCTGCTGCGCGCGTGCGGCACCATCGAGGGCCTGGAGCGCGTGCGTTTCACCTCGCCGCATCCCGCCGAGTTCACCGACGACGTGATCGAGGCGATGGCGCAGACCCCGAACATCTGCCCACAGCTGCACATGCCGCTCCAGTCCGGTTCCGACCGCGTGCTGCGCGCGATGCGCCGCAGCTACCGGCAGTCGAAGTACCTCGGCATCCTGGACCGGGTGCGGGAGGCGATGCCGCATGCGGCCATCACCACCGACATCATCGTCGGCTTCCCCGGCGAGACCGAGGAGGACTTCGCCGAGACCCTGTCCGTCGTCGAGAAGGCGCGCTTCTCCAGTGCGTTCACCTTCCAGTACTCGCCGCGACCGGGCACCCCGGCCGCCACCATGGCCGACCAGGTCCCGCCCGAGGTCGTCACCGAGCGCTACCAGCGGCTGATCGCCCTGCAGGAGCGGATCTGCCTGGAGGCCAACACGGAGCTCGTGGGCTCCGACGCCGAACTGCTGGTCTCGGCGGGCGAGGGCCGGAAGAACTCCGAGACCGGACGCATGACCGGTCGTGCCCGCGACGGCCGCCTGGTCCACTTCCGCGGCGCCCCCGACATCCGTCCCGGCGACGTCGTGACCGTGACGATCACGGACGCCGCACCCCATCACCTGATCGCCGACTCCGGAGTGCACAGTCACCGTCGCACCCGGGCGGGCGACGCACACGAAGCGGGCACCAAGCCCACCACGCCACCGGTCGGCGTGGGACTCGGCATGCCGACCATCGGAGCCACAGCAGTCGACGCGCCGGTCAGCGCCTGCGGAATGGGAGACCTGACATGA